A stretch of DNA from Deltaproteobacteria bacterium:
TTCGATATCTAGCGTAATGACGTCGGGTTTTAGCTCTAGAATCTTGTCTTTAGCGACAAATGGGTCGGGAGCGGTTCCGACAACCTCAATATCCGGGTCTTTCGACAAAGCTTTTTGTAGCGTCTGTCTAACAATAGCTGAGTCGTCGACTACTAATACTCTAATTGGCATAATCTAAATTTCTATCGTGCGTATACCTAAAACCTCGTGCCGCCTATTAACAATCTCCTACCATTCGTTTCGAGGCAGGTCTAGTCGCTGCGGATATTAAAATCGAGTGCGACCACTTGTTCGTCTCCAACGCAGTAAACGAAATCGTCGTTCAAAAATTTGTGAATATCCTGTGGCTCAACGCAAAAGGATTCAAATGAAGGAAGCTCAAAAACCGTTTCCTTGCCGAAGGCTTCTACAAGAAAATTTCCAGAAACTACATTCGCAAGTTCCTTGAGTGCGTCGAGTTTGTCCTCTTGAGAGAGCCCTTCGCCAGGGTCAATCCCCAGAAGGTTATCTGTCAGCAATTCTATAAAGCCATTTTGGGCTATAATGCTAAGCGTGCCATCGAAAACGCCGTGATATGTGGCTATCACCACGTAATAGATTGACTCTGGGTCAAACGACACTTCAGCAGCTTCATCTGGATCGGCTAACATCATGGCCCATTCGTCGAGCACGAAATACATGACTTCCTGAAGAGTGGTGTTAAATGTTTTCATTCCTTGCCCTCGTCGAATATGTCAGTGATGACCTCAGTCAGTGCTTCTGGGCGCGCTGGCTTTCGTAGCTGTTTGGCGACCCCCAGTTGAGCAAGCTCGCGACTGCGTATCTCGCTACCCTCTGTAGATAGAATTACGATAGGGGTGTTATCCAGCAACTTGTCGTCCCTAACGATTTTTATGAATTCCATGCCAGTCATTATTGGCATGTTTAAGTCCAGGAATACTAGATCGAGAGCATGTTTGCT
This window harbors:
- a CDS encoding response regulator; translation: MAHNILIVDDSTIVRKSLRKALALLAIDLGEVFEASNGKEALEVVSKHALDLVFLDLNMPIMTGMEFIKIVRDDKLLDNTPIVILSTEGSEIRSRELAQLGVAKQLRKPARPEALTEVITDIFDEGKE
- a CDS encoding chemotaxis protein CheX, which translates into the protein MKTFNTTLQEVMYFVLDEWAMMLADPDEAAEVSFDPESIYYVVIATYHGVFDGTLSIIAQNGFIELLTDNLLGIDPGEGLSQEDKLDALKELANVVSGNFLVEAFGKETVFELPSFESFCVEPQDIHKFLNDDFVYCVGDEQVVALDFNIRSD